The Macaca nemestrina isolate mMacNem1 chromosome 12, mMacNem.hap1, whole genome shotgun sequence genome contains a region encoding:
- the LOC105468639 gene encoding LOW QUALITY PROTEIN: olfactory receptor 52J3-like (The sequence of the model RefSeq protein was modified relative to this genomic sequence to represent the inferred CDS: inserted 1 base in 1 codon), whose translation MFYHKKSIFHPVTFFLIRIPGLEDIHMWISLPFCSVYLVVLLGNATILLVIKVEQTLREPMFYFLAILSTIDLVLSTTSVPCMLGIFWFDAHEVNYGACVTQMFLIHAFTGMEAEVLLAMAFDRYVAICAPLHYTTILTSQVLVGISMCLVIHPVLLTLPMIYLIYWLPFCQAHVIAHSYCEHMGTAKLSCGNIPINGIYGLFVVSFFVLNLVLIGISYVYSLRAVFRLPSHDARLKALSTCSSHVGVICVFYIPSVFSFLTHMFGHXPGYIHILVANLYLIIPPFLNPIIYGVRTKQIREQVLYVFTKK comes from the exons ATGTTTTATCACAAGAAGAGCATATTTCACCCAGTCACATTTTTTCTCATTAGAATCCCAGGTCTGGAAGACATCCACATGTGGATCTCCCTGCCTTTCTGCTCTGTTTACCTCGTGGTTTTGCTGGGCAATGCCACCATTCTGCTAGTCATCAAGGTAGAACAGACTCTCCGGGAGCCCATGTTCTACTTCCTGGCCATTCTTTCCACTATCGATTTGGTCCTTTCTACAACCTCTGTGCCTTGCATGCTGGGCATCTTCTGGTTTGATGCTCACGAGGTTAACTATGGAGCTTGTGTGACCCAGATGTTTCTGATCCATGCCTTCACTGGCATGGAGGCTGAGGTCTTACTGGCTATGGCTTTTGACCGTTATGTGGCCATCTGTGCTCCACTACATTATACGACCATCTTGACATCCCAAGTGTTGGTGGGCATTAGCATGTGCCTTGTAATTCATCCAGTTTTACTTACACTTCCCATGATCTATCTTATCTACTGGCTACCCTTTTGTCAGGCTCATGTAATAGCCCATTCCTACTGTGAGCACATGGGCACTGCAAAATTGTCCTGTGGAAACATCCCTATCAATGGTATCTATGGGCTTTTtgtagtttctttctttgttctgaaCCTAGTCCTCATTGGCATCTCATATGTTTACAGCCTCCGTGCTGTCTTCCGCCTCCCATCACATGATGCTCGGCTAAAAGCCCTAAGCACATGTAGCTCTCACGTTGGGGTCATCTGTGTTTTCTATATCCCCTCAGTCTTCTCTTTCCTTACTCATATGTTTGGAC CACCAGGTTACATTCACATTCTTGTTGCCAATCTCTATTTGATTATCCCACCCTTTCTCAATCCCATCATTTATGGGGTGAGGACCAAACAGATTCGAGAGCAAGTGCTCTatgtttttactaaaaaataa
- the LOC105468640 gene encoding olfactory receptor 52J3-like has translation MVYHGNRSDFHPATFFLVGIPGLEDIHMWISLPFCSVYLVALLGNATILLVIKAEQTLQEPMLYFLAILSTTDLALSTTCVPRMLGIFWFDAHEINFGACVAQMFLIHAFTGMEAEVLVAMAFDRYMAICNPLHYTNILTSRVLVGITMCIVIRPVLFTLPIIYLVYRLPFCQAHIIAHSYCEHMGIAKLSCGNICVNAIYGLFVVSLFLLNLVLIVISYVYILRAVFRLPSHDAQLKALSTCGSHVGVICVFYIPSVFSFLTHRFGHSIPHYIHILVANLYLVVPPSLNPIIYGVRTKWIRERMIYVLTKR, from the coding sequence ATGGTATACCATGGCAACAGGAGCGATTTTCACCCAGCCACATTTTTTCTTGTTGGAATCCCAGGTCTGGAAGACATCCATATGTGGATCTCCCTGCCTTTCTGCTCTGTTTACCTTGTGGCTTTGCTGGGCAATGCTACCATTCTGCTAGTCATCAAGGCAGAACAGACTCTCCAGGAGCCCATGTTATACTTTCTGGCTATCCTTTCCACAACGGATTTGGCCCTTTCTACAACCTGTGTGCCTCGCATGCTGGGCATCTTCTGGTTTGATGCTCATGAGATTAACTTTGGAGCTTGTGTGGCCCAGATGTTTCTGATCCATGCCTTCACTGGCATGGAGGCTGAGGTCCTGGTGGCCATGGCCTTTGACCGTTACATGGCCATCTGCAATCCACTTCACTACACAAACATCTTGACATCCCGGGTGCTGGTGGGCATCACTATGTGCATTGTAATTCGTCCAGTTCTGTTTACACTCCCCATAATCTATCTCGTCTACCGTTTACCATTTTGTCAGGCTCATATAATAGCCCATTCCTATTGTGAGCACATGGGCATTGCAAAATTGTCCTGTGGAAACATCTGTGTCAATGCTATCTATGGACTCTTTGTggtctccctctttctcctgaaCCTGGTCCTTATTGTCATCTCATATGTTTACATTCTCCGTGCTGTCTTCCGCCTCCCATCACATGATGCTCAGCTGAAAGCCCTAAGCACATGTGGCTCTCACGTTGGGGTCATTTGTGTTTTCTATATCCCCTCAGTCTTCTCTTTCCTTACTCATCGATTTGGACACAGCATTCCACATTACATTCACATTCTTGTTGCTAATCTCTATTTGGTTGTCCCACCCTCTCTCAACCCCATCATTTATGGGGTGAGGACCAAATGGATACGAGAGCGAATGATCTATGTACTTACTAAAAGATAA